CACGTCCCGCTGCGGCGCCCAGTCCACGACGCGCGCCTTGccgttcgccgccgcctcgacggCTTCCTGGAGCACGGTGCTCTGGCTCGCCCCGACCGTGTCCGGACGGAGCGCCCACAGGAACGCGTAGCCGGCGTTCACAAGCCCGTGCAGGAACTCCGTGAACTGCTCCAGTGAAATCACCGCGAGGCTGCCCAGGCTCACGTACACGACGGACTTGTCGGCCTGCCCGTCGAGCCACTCCATGCATCCTTCGTCCTCGGGCCACAAGCTGGTGgacgccggtgccgccgcggACGACATGGCGTGCAGAGGGCCTATGGCGAAGAGGTCGCGCATCCGCGGCGCGATGCGCGCCAACGCTGGCGCCTCGAGCGACACGGCCGTGTTGATTATGAGCGCCCGTGCGCCGGAGCTGCGGGCGGCGTGCCCCGCGAGGATATGCAAAGCGGGGTCGATGCCGTGGGTGTCGGGACGGCGTCGGCAAGTGcttggaagatctcgccgcCGGAGGAAACCCTCCATACCCGGGACGCCACGGACGGGCGCGTCAAGGTCGACGCCCACGGAGACGGGAACCTCGCCGAGCTCCGTGAGTCTGGGCAGGGAAAGGTAAGCCAACACGCTGCACGCGCTCGCCGTGTGGAACGCGAGCGCCGGAACGCCGAGCTCCTCGGCGACATCGACGGTGAAGGGCAGGAACACGTCGCCCACGACGCACGACACCGCCGGGAACACGCCAACGGCGGCTCCCGCATCGGCGGCATGGCTCCCGGCTGCAGAGAGCATGGAATCGAGGAGAGCACGGTACGCGGCGGCTCCCGTGGTGTTGAGGGACATGGCGAGCTCCGTGAGGTCGCCCACCGAGCGGGGGTGGTCGTCGGGGAGGCCGTCCGGCACGGACATGAAACGGAGCCGTGCAGCAGGCgaagcggtggcggcggcgcggcggaggttgggctccgtgtggaggaaggtgacgtggacgccggcgccggcgagggccACGGCGAAAGGGAGCATGGAGTTGATGTGGCCCTGCAGCGGCCACGGGAACACCAGCACGTGAGCCGCCATGCCctgaggaggaggccggcagATTTTTAAAACTAATCAATTGGTCCTCGCATGAATAATCACTCCGGGAAGCAGCGGTTGTGTGTGCTGTAGTTGTCATGATTAGGTTCTTTTGACAGTTCCAATTCAGCAACTACATGTACGTAACGGTTGTGATGATTACGTGTACTTGTGCAAATTTTCTCCGAGCGTCGcctacaaaatttgtaataCAGTACCTTTTacgaaacggagggagtgtgCACGGTAAGGATTCTGATGGTTGTACTACAATTTGATTTGGGAGCCCTAATTTTCGgagtagaagaaaaaaacatgattctaatcttctatatctaagtaggagaaacccactacttgatttctctcgACATGCAAGCATGACACATTATCAtaccattaatttgttcacacctatttagtagcaaactcatattttttgcgcATGCGTGCAAGTTACTTTTCATCGAGCTATCTCAACTAATTGAACAATTTAtaatctatcatacaattcCATTATACATTTTCACTAGATACTCTTTTCTTGCTACTtttcactcatgtatgttaactaaaaatttcctcAAAGCTCaggtatgttaactaaaaatttccgcaacaacgtgcggggcatcatctagttgtTTATATCTGTAAAGATATCTTCAACAAGCCATTACTAAGGCTGATACTTAGATGAGAGAGAATAACAAAACTCAAAGATAGTAACAACCTCTCCAACAAGTGGTTTCTTCACATTGTTACTAagactcaaaagatatcaattGTTTATTATGGTTGGTCCCACCAAAACATGATGCTAAGTAACAACTCATTCTCCAATAGTTATTTAGTGGTTACTTAGACATTGGTTTCCGTGTAGTACCAGTTTCTCTAGGGAGAAATCAtctccttctctttgctcttcttttttcatccacatcatcaaaaaGCTGCCATGTTATGTTTTAGTAACGGCTGACTCACcttgttggagatgccctaagaAATATGCTAATTGTATTAGATTTGAGAACTCTGATACTTAAAACTAAGAAATGGTTTATCTGACATTATAGATTTAAGTATTTTACACATGTGGGTATGTACGTAAGGATTTTGATAGTTGAGGCATTTCATCAGGGAAACTTAATTTTTTGAATCGGGAAGAAAATCTGATGCTAATGTCTCATCGTGCAGGAAATTGTTGCAAGAGGTAAACACCCCCTCTCaacttagagcatctctagcagattCCTATGCCCTTGCCCGTAAAAGTTTATCCTTCAAAACCCGTCACCGCATGATATATCTACCACCCGGAGGGGGGATCCGTAGCCTCATTTCCCGCAGAAAAAAAACCCAATCCACCACTGCCGACGAGAAAACGACTCCTCTCCCTCTAGATCCGGCAAATGTGGCCTGTAAACTGTTCCACCGGAGCGGGGCGAGGCTGGGGAGGCCGCTCGGCATCACCACACGCTGCCGTCGGGGCAATGCagatgaggaggaggggcaGGGCCAGGGTGGAGTGAGGTGATCAAAGCTAGGGTGACAGTTGTCCAAATGGTGGGGTTGGTGGTCACCCTCATGGTTTGGGGAACTCTCACACACTCTAATTCGGTCATTATATAAACCCTTCTATTATACAATTGACATGTTGTAGTTGGATGTATAACTCTCAATCCGAAAAGGGAAGGATTTCTCGCCCTCACAGCGCGCCACCTAATCAGCTACCCATGTATTTTGCGTTTTCTCAACAGTGTAGGTTTTTTGGGTGCCCCCCTGTTAGTGGCCTTGCCCGGGGGCGGCCTCGTGCACTTTGCGTGTTGGTCGTGCGTGCGCGTTTCGCTTTGTCGTCCCGTGGCCAGAATTGCCTATATAAACGGCCAGTTGCGCTGCATGCTGTCGTGTTCATTTGCGTTTGTGTAGTGCTGCTTCGGCGGTTGCTGTGTGTCCTGTGCCAGTGTTCAGGTTTCTGGCGGTTCGCCTACCGACTGTCGTGCCGTGTCTCGTGTTCCTGCCGCCTCGTCGCTGGTTCGTCTCTCGTGTCGtgtttccttttgtttgtttgaattgCTTATGCGTATCTGTTGTTCAACGTTTGTCGGTTCATGCATTCGTTCTTACGGTGGCCGTTCTGGTGGTTATCAGCCGTTCTTGCGCCTGGTTGTCTCGTCTGCGATTTGATTCCTATTGGCTCGGTGTAGGTTCTGTGTAGTGGGCCGTGACGTTGGTTTGGCCGGGGTTGGTCTCCATCGCTGCTCGCCTGCAGGTCCGTGTTTTGTTCGTCTTGTGTCGTGCCTTTTGTTGTGCGTTGTGCCTACCCGGTTTGCTGGTTATCAACCGTTCTTGCGCCTGGTTGTCCCGTATGTGATTTGGTTCCTCTTGTCTCGATGCAGGTGCTCCGTTCTGGACCGTGACTTTGGTTTGCCCGGGGTTGGTCTCCGTCGTTGCTCACGAACAGGTCTGTGTTTTGTTCGTTTTGTGTCGCGCCTCTTTGCTATGCGCTGTGCCTTACCGGGTTTGCTGGTCGGTCGTTCTTGCGCCTGTCCCGTCTGTGATTTGGTTTCTCTTGTGTTCGTGCAGGTGCTCTGTTCTGTCCCACATCGTTGGTTTGGCCGGGATTGGTCTCCGTCGTTGCTCGCCTGCAGGTCCATGTTTTGTTCGTTTTGTGTCGTGCCTCTTTGCCGTGTGTTGTGCCTTCCCGGGTTTGCTGGTTATTAGCCATTCTTGTGCCTGGTCGTCCTATCTGTGATTTGCTTTCTCTTGTCTCGGTGAAGGTGCTGTGTTCTGGGCCGTGACGTTGGTTTGGCTGGGGTTGGTCAACGTCGTTGCTCGCCTGCAGGTCCTTGTTTTGTTCGTTTTACGTCTTGCCTCTTAGGTGGCCGTGGCCAGTGCCGCTTTGTCGAGCAGGTACTGTTGGTACCGACGCTCCGAAGCGGCGCTGAGGTGGCAGTGAAGCTCGTACTTCCGCGTGTTGCGCCGCCAGGCCCCGATGGACCGGTGGCGCGctgcctcttcctcttcgGTCATGCCGCACCCGCCGCTCGGGTTAGCCTGGCCCCGCGGCGAACTTGCGCGGCGACCAGAGAGGACCATTGTGGCGGGATTGCGGACTCGCGAGATCGGGGATGGAGATTGCGGCAGCAGAAGGGGCAGCGGTGAGTTCAAAGTTGGATCCGAACTCGGCCTCCCGAGCCCTACATATAGGGGTGGAGGTTGAACCGATTCGGTTCACCGAATCAGGTTTTGGTAAATGGGCTTGATTCGGTAACTGGTCTGGCCCAAAATACGGCCCAAAACCGACACGCTTGTTCAGATCGGCCGTTTTCGGTaactgctagagttgctcttagTCCCATCTAAAAATGGTATAAATCATCAGTTCCGAACGTCAATGTATCTGTAACCCTTGTTGTTTTGCAGGTTCATTATGTTCTAGTTCTAGCACGTAGACTTATATTTATTGTGCAATAGACTAGTAAATTTCATCCATGAGATGTTTTGAATATTGTAATATTAACACAGTAACTTTGGTGAATTCAGACGTGTATGATTTTTATGCCAAAGCATCCGTGTCAGGCCCTTTTCCTGGACTTGAAGAAGGTGAGCTTTTTTGGCAAAAATGATGCTCGATCCTGAGCACTTGCTTAGAGGCGCCTTACATTATGCAAGAATCCTATTAGTGGATACTCACATGTGTACATTACCATacctcaaacaaaaaaaaaacatgtgtacATTACCTTGATTAAACAGCCGTCGGTGTGCCCTCGAAAAGGAACTTGTCTCTCGATCTGGCTCTCCCTTTCGGCGATGTGATGGACACGCGTCCTTCGTGCGCTTTGGTGTGATCTCGGCTCCACGACGCCCTTGGGCTGTGCCTTGGTATGGAGTCATTCGTTCGTTGCTGTGTTCTTGCAAAGACTCGATGTCGAGATGGCGAGATGCCTTTGGATGGTGTTAGGGGCGCTCCCCTGATGGTGCTTCTGACTGCTATTGTGGTGACGGCGTGTGTTGTCGTCTCTTTTATCTTTCTAGTTCGTTTCTTTTCTTAGCtcttttgtaatttttccTCTATCTTCTTTTGGACCATGTCTCTCGATCTGCGTGGTCAATGGTTTAAGCAGCTTTTAATATTTATTCTTCCCGTGATGTTGTTCATATGTTTGGGTCTTGATTACGAGGTGTTAATAAAAGATTGAGCGCGCTTTTTATGTTCAGGGCTGCAGATTTATGTTAGGCTATTTGGTTGTACAGAAATGATAATGTTTTTAATAAAAAGAATTTAACTTTTCCAATGCAGGTTTTGTATTCTTGCACGCACTGGCTCCGTACTTGGTCTATACTCCTCAAGCCGGCAGACCATCATTTGGCTTTGATGGCGTGCAACCAGCTGAAGGAAGTTGGCATGGACATTTTTTACTCCCCATGAGTGGCGGTCTAGTCTCCGCCTTGAGGTTGCTTGAGCCGTCTCCTTTCATTGTAATAAATGTGTTCGGTATTTATTGGCTGTGTGCGCCGAGGGTGTGATATTTTGTGATTGTATCGCTCGATATAGCATTGATATCAATAAAAACTTcaattttcgaaaaaaaaacttttttttggccAAGCGCACGTAATGTCCCAACTCTTGAATCGGTGTCGCTGATTTCGTAAAAAAAGTCTGGCTCTCCCTTTGGGCCTAATTGTTTCTGGGCCTCTTACCTTGGTCTGGCTCACCTTGGGCCTTGGGTCGGTAGTTGCCCGGTCGATCGATCTTGAGACCGGAGTGGCGACCGATCGATCGCCCTCTGCGCGTCTGTTCCTCTCAGCCTTGCCtgttctctccctctctgcaGTTCATCACCGTGCAAAACGGAAGTGCACCCGGGGCCCCGCTCGCACGCCTTCACCGTCCACAAGTAGCAGCAGCCCAGGATAAGATGATAACACCAAAGCCAAGACAAAATCTTGGcgagcgcgcgcgcacacCTACGGTTTGCAGTGCAGCCGTCGCCCTTCATTGGACAAAcagcgctgctgctgctgctgctgctgccctccATCTCGCGATGGCAGCGACTCTGCAGTTCCTCAGCCTTCTCGCCGCCTCTTCTTCACATCCAGCTCCTTCCTGCAGAAGCGAGAAGAAGAGCCGCTCCGTCCATCtgccgcagcagcagaggaATAGGAGGCTCCGCGTCATCCGAGCCGTCGAGACGGACGAGCCCTCCGTCGCAGCGCCtccggaggaggagccgccgTCCGTCGACTTCGCCTTCGTCAGCGTGAGTTATTCCCGGCCCtctgcttaattaattaattagatgctCTGCTAGCTTCTTGTCCCTTGGTCGTTGATCAAGTCAGCGTCGTGTGGCAGCCCCGGTTGCTGCCGGACGGGACGCCGGACGTGCACTACCGGACGGCGTGCGGCGGGCAGAAGCTCAGGGACATCATGCTCCAAGGGCACATCGACCTCTACGGGCCTTATGTACGTCAGTGCTCATCTTAATTCTTAATTACTGTCTGTCGTATAAGCATTCGTATCCTACTATCAGCTAAGCTAACATTGCCctgactgctgctgctgctgcaggatAAGTTCCTGCTCAACTGCTCGGGAGGCGGCGAGTGCGGGACTTGCATCGTGGAGGTACAATGCATTTTGGTCGTCTTTAACTTCGTAAGCCTAGCTTACAATTGCAAATTGCAACTCAGGAATCATCAAGTCTTTCTTCCCTTCACATCTTCTCAGGTAGTTGAGGGCGGTGAAATGCTTTCCCCCAAAAATGAAGTGGAAAAGGAGAAGCTTAGAAGGGTGCGTGGACCAAATCCCAACAACTATAACTTCAGTACAAACTcgttttttttataagaagACATTGTTATAGTCATTGAGCGAAAAATTCTGTCTTGTTCAGAAACCCAAGACTTGGAGACTAGCTTGCCAAGCTACGGTTGGCAAGCCAGATTCAAGAGGGCAGGTAAGGCAGTCTCTACATTGTGCTCAAGAATTACGCCTTCTAATTTCTCAACATTGTGAAAAGACAATGATCGTCGTGGTTCCATTGTATTGTAATTTCGCAGATTGGCATCAGTAACAGCGTGGCCTTAGCTTGATGCCTTGTTTTGTGCATGCAGATGGTCATTCAGCAGCTGCCGGAGTGGAAAGTACACGAGTGGGACAGACAATAATTAATTAGTGTATACTAGACACTTGATCATCTGTATACATAAGATTTTCGTGTGCGAACACCCGGCCGGcagaataaaaaaagagagttgcACTTGATCATCTGGAGAAGAAAACACTTGGCATCAgcaactttgcactaaaatcacgacaagtatttaggaacagaggaaaTACAATCGAAGAGGGACAGAGAGGTATGCGATCGAAGAAGTCTTCCATGGTAGTATATCGCTCCCATATACACCGCAGTATACAAAACAACAATGAAACATTTGTGTACATTTTCTTCGAGGATGTACGTAACCTTTTTCCAACGCATCTCTAGGCTTACATTGTGTGTTCCCTTAGACCTCTTCCAATGCATTGTTCTTTCTTAGGTGTTGTCTCTTGGTCCACAACAAATGTTAAGAAACCATACCTTCAATGCTTATCTCTTAATTTTGTCTCTAAAGTAATCCCTCAGTTCCATATTTTAATagttttttgagagagaatcAATGATTGTGTGTTGGTTTGCGTGAACAGACCACCGCTAGCATACGAGACAATTTCATCATTAAGAGGATGTCATGTTAGCAAAATGCCTAAGAGACATGCAAAGAGACAAGCATTGGGAGATTCCTTATTACTATCGATTTTGATATATCTTAGGCTGTTCAAAATGCATGTTATTATAGACACGGTATCATAGGACCTTCATTTAATGATTTACAAGAGACATCGTGTCTTGAAAAGCACTATGTTACCGGTATCATATTAGAGTAAGAATAATAGTGGGCTATAACTGGCTACAAGAATTTAAATACTATATGGTGCTTAGTtggaggaaagaaaagaggagagagaagagaggtgGGTTGTTAACTAGGAGCCAGTTACAACACGTGCTCGTAGGCATTATGTGAGACTGTAATGTGGGGCTGCTGTTAATAAAGTATTGTATTCTTATAGCCAACCTATTATAAATGTTAGCTATTATATTACTTAAAGATGACATGGCAAAGCTTACAACCAGCAACAGGCTAAAGCTATTAATCTTGCTCTTATGATACTAGTACTAGCTCTTTCTTTATTTAATTATATGACACATCATCTCAATGCTTAGGTGGCAATGCATCATATTACCtatgttactcccactatgaccaTCCTTAGGCCTCTCCCAATGCATTGTCTATTAACAAGCTATCTTAGGTGATGATATTTCATAAGAGACTAACTCCACAATGCATTATATATCTCTTGTTGTCTCTAAGCAAGGTtgcattaattaatttagTAGTTATGTTTGCATGTGATTGGATGAATTAATGTTTTTACCTATGTCTACGTGCAAGAATAATATCTATAACAAGAGACAAcctcctctctttcttcattaacaaaataaaaaaccacTAAATAGGGTCGAAGCTGTCAAAAATTTGGAACTTGAGGGTTAAAATTGTAATTCACTCTTTGTTTTACATGGGCTATTTGATAAAAGAAACCGTTACTTTGTCACTTGTCCCAAAATAACTAAGTACTTTGGTATTGCTAAAATGCTCCATTTTACTTGTCCCACTTGCTAAAATGCCCTGATCCACACAACTTGGACTGGTTAaattccttttcaaaaaa
This is a stretch of genomic DNA from Brachypodium distachyon strain Bd21 chromosome 1, Brachypodium_distachyon_v3.0, whole genome shotgun sequence. It encodes these proteins:
- the LOC100826813 gene encoding 7-deoxyloganetic acid glucosyltransferase, which translates into the protein MAAHVLVFPWPLQGHINSMLPFAVALAGAGVHVTFLHTEPNLRRAAATASPAARLRFMSVPDGLPDDHPRSVGDLTELAMSLNTTGAAAYRALLDSMLSAAGSHAADAGAAVGVFPAVSCVVGDVFLPFTVDVAEELGVPALAFHTASACSVLAYLSLPRLTELGEVPVSVGVDLDAPVRGVPGMEGFLRRRDLPSTCRRRPDTHGIDPALHILAGHAARSSGARALIINTAVSLEAPALARIAPRMRDLFAIGPLHAMSSAAAPASTSLWPEDEGCMEWLDGQADKSVVYVSLGSLAVISLEQFTEFLHGLVNAGYAFLWALRPDTVGASQSTVLQEAVEAAANGKARVVDWAPQRDVLRHRAVGCFLTHAGWNSTLEGIVEGVPLVCWPFFGDQQTNSRFVGAVWGTGLDMKDVCERAVVEGMVREAMESGELRRSAQALAKEVRRDVAEGGSSASEFRRLVGFIKELNVKGSISNQ
- the LOC100845974 gene encoding photosynthetic NDH subunit of subcomplex B 3, chloroplastic — encoded protein: MITPKPRQNLGERARTPTVCSAAVALHWTNSAAAAAAAALHLAMAATLQFLSLLAASSSHPAPSCRSEKKSRSVHLPQQQRNRRLRVIRAVETDEPSVAAPPEEEPPSVDFAFVSPRLLPDGTPDVHYRTACGGQKLRDIMLQGHIDLYGPYDKFLLNCSGGGECGTCIVEVVEGGEMLSPKNEVEKEKLRRKPKTWRLACQATVGKPDSRGQMVIQQLPEWKVHEWDRQ